From a region of the Phaseolus vulgaris cultivar G19833 chromosome 6, P. vulgaris v2.0, whole genome shotgun sequence genome:
- the LOC137830999 gene encoding nucleobase-ascorbate transporter 1 isoform X4, with product MMIHMGSNLEFGYSPFSQLCEKKGNFVRKKLETILLAFQNYILMLGTSVMIPSMLVPAMGGSSGDKAQVIQTLLFVAGINTLLQALFGTRLPAVVGGSFAYVIPIAYIISDSSLQRINDPHERFLHTMRAIQGALIVASSIQIVLGYSQIWGLFSRFFSPLGMAPVVGLVGLGFIQRGFPALGNCVEIGIPMLLLIVGLSQYLKHVRLYRDIPIFERFPVLICVTIVWIYSIILTASGAYRYKPTITQNSCRTDRANLIFTAPWFMFPYPLQWGPPTFSAGHSFAMMSAVIVSMVESTGAYKAASRLAIATPPPAYVLSRGIGWQGKCGTPWSNPCWKSQNCSNLCWFYDIFLNFRKVWSCVCIHTLPDICCNILCCFWPCCCSWHIISSVHKHELYEKPYYHRAHTVPWNIRPSIFQSILDQFTPRSCSY from the exons atgatGATTCATATGGGCAGCAACTTGGAATTTGGATACTCTCCTTTTTCTCAGTTATGTGAAAAGAAGGGAAATTTTGTTCGAAAGAAAT TGGAAACTATCCTATTAGCATTTCAAAATTACATATTGATGCTTGGCACAAGTGTGATGATCCCTTCAATGCTTGTTCCAGCTATGGGAGGAAGTTCT GGTGACAAGGCACAAGTAATACAGACACTGCTTTTTGTAGCTGGTATTAACACACTTCTCCAAGCACTTTTTGGAACGAGACTTCCTGCTGTAGTTGGAGGTTCGTTTGCGTATGTAATTCCAATTGCTTATATTATTAGTGACTCGTCCTTGCAGCGAATTAATGATCCTCACGAA AGATTTTTACATACCATGCGAGCTATACAAGGAGCTCTAATTGTCGCCTCAAGTATTCAGATAGTTCTGGGTTACAGCCAAATATGGGGCCTTTTCTCAAG ATTTTTCAGTCCTCTTGGCATGGCACCTGTAGTTGGATTGGTTGGATTAGGGTTCATTCAAAGAGGATTTCCTGCG TTGGGGAACTGTGTAGAAATTGGCATACCAATGCTGTTGTTGATTGTTGGGTTGTCACAA TATCTAAAGCATGTGAGACTGTATAGAGACATTCCTATCTTTGAGCGTTTTCCTGTTTTGATTTGTGTCACAATTGTTTGGATATACTCTATCATCTTGACTGCCAGTGGAGCTTATAGGTATAAACCCACCATAACACAGAACAGTTGTCGCACAGACAGAGCTAATCTGATATTTACTGCACCATG GTTCATGTTCCCTTACCCTCTCCAATGGGGTCCACCCACATTTTCTGCTGGTCATTCATTTGCCATGATGTCTGCAGTTATTGTATCAATGGTGGAG TCAACTGGTGCTTACAAGGCAGCATCTCGTTTGGCAATTGCTACTCCACCTCCTGCTTATGTGTTGAGTCGAGGCATTGGTTGGCAG GGAAAATGTGGGACTCCTTGGTCTAACCCGTGTTGGAAGTCGCAGAATTGTTCAAATCTCTGCTggttttatgatatttttctcAACTTTAG GAAAGTTTGGAGCTGTGTTTGCATCCATACCCTTCCCGATATTTGCTGCaatatattgtgttgtttttGGCCTTGTTG CTGCAGTTGGCATATCATTTCTTCAGTTCACAAACATGAACTCTATGAGAAACCTTATTATCACCGGGCTCACACTGTTCCTTGGAATATCCGTCCCTCAATTTTTCAATCAATACTGGACCAGTTCACACCACGGTCCTGTTCATACTAA
- the LOC137833278 gene encoding protein MAIN-LIKE 2-like — protein sequence MEVEDEDAPEIEGEGYPRGPRDGTLLTGYEDHVAMQLWNGVDRGELKLVSHGRKMNKMGAPHPRILPTVELLGLAALVGASYDTIDKGRLCAFVERWHPKTNSFHLSVGELTITLDDVSNLLHLPIMGQFYTYPSMDVATTTDLLVDSLCVDRGVASTETRHCRGGHVAPSL from the exons ATGGAGGTGGAGGATGAAGACGCACCTGAAATAGAAGGTGAAGGTTATCCTAGAGGTCCACGGGATGGGACACTGTTGACAGGTTATGAAGACCATGTGGCCATGCAATTATGGAATGGTGTG GATCGAGGAGAGTTAAAATTGGTGTCTCATGGCCGAAAAATGAATAAGATGGGTGCTCCTCATCCTCGGATACTACCTACAGTGGAGTTGTTAGGTTTAGCTGCACTTGTTGGGGCAAGCTATGACACGATAGACAAAGGACGGTTGTGTGCCTTTGTAGAAAGGTGGCACCCAAAGACAAATTCCTTTCATCTGTCTGTAGGTGAGTTGACCATCACATTGGATGATGTGTCGAATTTGTTGCACCTCCCAATTATGGGACAATTCTACACGTATCCGAGCATGGATGTAGCTACGACGACCGATTTGCTTGTTGATTCACTTTGTGTAGATCGGGGAGTAGCATCTACTGAGACTCGTCATTGTCGGGGTGGACAT GTTGCACCATCTTTGTAG
- the LOC137830999 gene encoding nucleobase-ascorbate transporter 1 isoform X3, with translation METILLAFQNYILMLGTSVMIPSMLVPAMGGSSGDKAQVIQTLLFVAGINTLLQALFGTRLPAVVGGSFAYVIPIAYIISDSSLQRINDPHERFLHTMRAIQGALIVASSIQIVLGYSQIWGLFSRFFSPLGMAPVVGLVGLGFIQRGFPALGNCVEIGIPMLLLIVGLSQYLKHVRLYRDIPIFERFPVLICVTIVWIYSIILTASGAYRYKPTITQNSCRTDRANLIFTAPWFMFPYPLQWGPPTFSAGHSFAMMSAVIVSMVESTGAYKAASRLAIATPPPAYVLSRGIGWQGIGILLDGLYGTGTGSTVSVENVGLLGLTRVGSRRIVQISAGFMIFFSTLGKFGAVFASIPFPIFAAIYCVVFGLVAAVGISFLQFTNMNSMRNLIITGLTLFLGISVPQFFNQYWTSSHHGPVHTNAGWFNAFLNTIFSSPATVGLIVAVFLDNTLEVERSKKDRGMPWWVKFRTFRGDNRNEEFYTLPFNLNRFFPPT, from the exons A TGGAAACTATCCTATTAGCATTTCAAAATTACATATTGATGCTTGGCACAAGTGTGATGATCCCTTCAATGCTTGTTCCAGCTATGGGAGGAAGTTCT GGTGACAAGGCACAAGTAATACAGACACTGCTTTTTGTAGCTGGTATTAACACACTTCTCCAAGCACTTTTTGGAACGAGACTTCCTGCTGTAGTTGGAGGTTCGTTTGCGTATGTAATTCCAATTGCTTATATTATTAGTGACTCGTCCTTGCAGCGAATTAATGATCCTCACGAA AGATTTTTACATACCATGCGAGCTATACAAGGAGCTCTAATTGTCGCCTCAAGTATTCAGATAGTTCTGGGTTACAGCCAAATATGGGGCCTTTTCTCAAG ATTTTTCAGTCCTCTTGGCATGGCACCTGTAGTTGGATTGGTTGGATTAGGGTTCATTCAAAGAGGATTTCCTGCG TTGGGGAACTGTGTAGAAATTGGCATACCAATGCTGTTGTTGATTGTTGGGTTGTCACAA TATCTAAAGCATGTGAGACTGTATAGAGACATTCCTATCTTTGAGCGTTTTCCTGTTTTGATTTGTGTCACAATTGTTTGGATATACTCTATCATCTTGACTGCCAGTGGAGCTTATAGGTATAAACCCACCATAACACAGAACAGTTGTCGCACAGACAGAGCTAATCTGATATTTACTGCACCATG GTTCATGTTCCCTTACCCTCTCCAATGGGGTCCACCCACATTTTCTGCTGGTCATTCATTTGCCATGATGTCTGCAGTTATTGTATCAATGGTGGAG TCAACTGGTGCTTACAAGGCAGCATCTCGTTTGGCAATTGCTACTCCACCTCCTGCTTATGTGTTGAGTCGAGGCATTGGTTGGCAG GGAATTGGTATCTTGCTTGATGGTCTCTATGGAACTGGGACAGGTTCCACTGTATCTGT GGAAAATGTGGGACTCCTTGGTCTAACCCGTGTTGGAAGTCGCAGAATTGTTCAAATCTCTGCTggttttatgatatttttctcAACTTTAG GAAAGTTTGGAGCTGTGTTTGCATCCATACCCTTCCCGATATTTGCTGCaatatattgtgttgtttttGGCCTTGTTG CTGCAGTTGGCATATCATTTCTTCAGTTCACAAACATGAACTCTATGAGAAACCTTATTATCACCGGGCTCACACTGTTCCTTGGAATATCCGTCCCTCAATTTTTCAATCAATACTGGACCAGTTCACACCACGGTCCTGTTCATACTAATGCTGGATGG TTCAATGCTTTCTTGAACACCATATTCTCGTCGCCGGCAACGGTAGGTTTGATTGTTGCAGTGTTCCTTGACAACACTCTTGAGGTTGAAAGGTCAAAGAAAGACAGAGGAATGCCATGGTGGGTGAAGTTTAGAACATTTAGAGGAGACAACAGAAACGAAGAATTCTACACTTTGCCTTTCAATCTCAACAGGTTCTTCCCACCTACTTAA
- the LOC137830999 gene encoding nucleobase-ascorbate transporter 1 isoform X1, with the protein MMIHMGSNLEFGYSPFSQLCEKKGNFVRKKLETILLAFQNYILMLGTSVMIPSMLVPAMGGSSGDKAQVIQTLLFVAGINTLLQALFGTRLPAVVGGSFAYVIPIAYIISDSSLQRINDPHERFLHTMRAIQGALIVASSIQIVLGYSQIWGLFSRFFSPLGMAPVVGLVGLGFIQRGFPALGNCVEIGIPMLLLIVGLSQYLKHVRLYRDIPIFERFPVLICVTIVWIYSIILTASGAYRYKPTITQNSCRTDRANLIFTAPWFMFPYPLQWGPPTFSAGHSFAMMSAVIVSMVESTGAYKAASRLAIATPPPAYVLSRGIGWQGIGILLDGLYGTGTGSTVSVENVGLLGLTRVGSRRIVQISAGFMIFFSTLGKFGAVFASIPFPIFAAIYCVVFGLVAAVGISFLQFTNMNSMRNLIITGLTLFLGISVPQFFNQYWTSSHHGPVHTNAGWFNAFLNTIFSSPATVGLIVAVFLDNTLEVERSKKDRGMPWWVKFRTFRGDNRNEEFYTLPFNLNRFFPPT; encoded by the exons atgatGATTCATATGGGCAGCAACTTGGAATTTGGATACTCTCCTTTTTCTCAGTTATGTGAAAAGAAGGGAAATTTTGTTCGAAAGAAAT TGGAAACTATCCTATTAGCATTTCAAAATTACATATTGATGCTTGGCACAAGTGTGATGATCCCTTCAATGCTTGTTCCAGCTATGGGAGGAAGTTCT GGTGACAAGGCACAAGTAATACAGACACTGCTTTTTGTAGCTGGTATTAACACACTTCTCCAAGCACTTTTTGGAACGAGACTTCCTGCTGTAGTTGGAGGTTCGTTTGCGTATGTAATTCCAATTGCTTATATTATTAGTGACTCGTCCTTGCAGCGAATTAATGATCCTCACGAA AGATTTTTACATACCATGCGAGCTATACAAGGAGCTCTAATTGTCGCCTCAAGTATTCAGATAGTTCTGGGTTACAGCCAAATATGGGGCCTTTTCTCAAG ATTTTTCAGTCCTCTTGGCATGGCACCTGTAGTTGGATTGGTTGGATTAGGGTTCATTCAAAGAGGATTTCCTGCG TTGGGGAACTGTGTAGAAATTGGCATACCAATGCTGTTGTTGATTGTTGGGTTGTCACAA TATCTAAAGCATGTGAGACTGTATAGAGACATTCCTATCTTTGAGCGTTTTCCTGTTTTGATTTGTGTCACAATTGTTTGGATATACTCTATCATCTTGACTGCCAGTGGAGCTTATAGGTATAAACCCACCATAACACAGAACAGTTGTCGCACAGACAGAGCTAATCTGATATTTACTGCACCATG GTTCATGTTCCCTTACCCTCTCCAATGGGGTCCACCCACATTTTCTGCTGGTCATTCATTTGCCATGATGTCTGCAGTTATTGTATCAATGGTGGAG TCAACTGGTGCTTACAAGGCAGCATCTCGTTTGGCAATTGCTACTCCACCTCCTGCTTATGTGTTGAGTCGAGGCATTGGTTGGCAG GGAATTGGTATCTTGCTTGATGGTCTCTATGGAACTGGGACAGGTTCCACTGTATCTGT GGAAAATGTGGGACTCCTTGGTCTAACCCGTGTTGGAAGTCGCAGAATTGTTCAAATCTCTGCTggttttatgatatttttctcAACTTTAG GAAAGTTTGGAGCTGTGTTTGCATCCATACCCTTCCCGATATTTGCTGCaatatattgtgttgtttttGGCCTTGTTG CTGCAGTTGGCATATCATTTCTTCAGTTCACAAACATGAACTCTATGAGAAACCTTATTATCACCGGGCTCACACTGTTCCTTGGAATATCCGTCCCTCAATTTTTCAATCAATACTGGACCAGTTCACACCACGGTCCTGTTCATACTAATGCTGGATGG TTCAATGCTTTCTTGAACACCATATTCTCGTCGCCGGCAACGGTAGGTTTGATTGTTGCAGTGTTCCTTGACAACACTCTTGAGGTTGAAAGGTCAAAGAAAGACAGAGGAATGCCATGGTGGGTGAAGTTTAGAACATTTAGAGGAGACAACAGAAACGAAGAATTCTACACTTTGCCTTTCAATCTCAACAGGTTCTTCCCACCTACTTAA
- the LOC137830999 gene encoding nucleobase-ascorbate transporter 1 isoform X2: MADITHPPMEQLQDLEYCIDSNPPWVETILLAFQNYILMLGTSVMIPSMLVPAMGGSSGDKAQVIQTLLFVAGINTLLQALFGTRLPAVVGGSFAYVIPIAYIISDSSLQRINDPHERFLHTMRAIQGALIVASSIQIVLGYSQIWGLFSRFFSPLGMAPVVGLVGLGFIQRGFPALGNCVEIGIPMLLLIVGLSQYLKHVRLYRDIPIFERFPVLICVTIVWIYSIILTASGAYRYKPTITQNSCRTDRANLIFTAPWFMFPYPLQWGPPTFSAGHSFAMMSAVIVSMVESTGAYKAASRLAIATPPPAYVLSRGIGWQGIGILLDGLYGTGTGSTVSVENVGLLGLTRVGSRRIVQISAGFMIFFSTLGKFGAVFASIPFPIFAAIYCVVFGLVAAVGISFLQFTNMNSMRNLIITGLTLFLGISVPQFFNQYWTSSHHGPVHTNAGWFNAFLNTIFSSPATVGLIVAVFLDNTLEVERSKKDRGMPWWVKFRTFRGDNRNEEFYTLPFNLNRFFPPT; encoded by the exons ATGGCTGACATTACTCACCCGCCTATGGAACAGCTTCAGGACCTCGAGTACTGCATAGACTCCAATCCTCCATGGG TGGAAACTATCCTATTAGCATTTCAAAATTACATATTGATGCTTGGCACAAGTGTGATGATCCCTTCAATGCTTGTTCCAGCTATGGGAGGAAGTTCT GGTGACAAGGCACAAGTAATACAGACACTGCTTTTTGTAGCTGGTATTAACACACTTCTCCAAGCACTTTTTGGAACGAGACTTCCTGCTGTAGTTGGAGGTTCGTTTGCGTATGTAATTCCAATTGCTTATATTATTAGTGACTCGTCCTTGCAGCGAATTAATGATCCTCACGAA AGATTTTTACATACCATGCGAGCTATACAAGGAGCTCTAATTGTCGCCTCAAGTATTCAGATAGTTCTGGGTTACAGCCAAATATGGGGCCTTTTCTCAAG ATTTTTCAGTCCTCTTGGCATGGCACCTGTAGTTGGATTGGTTGGATTAGGGTTCATTCAAAGAGGATTTCCTGCG TTGGGGAACTGTGTAGAAATTGGCATACCAATGCTGTTGTTGATTGTTGGGTTGTCACAA TATCTAAAGCATGTGAGACTGTATAGAGACATTCCTATCTTTGAGCGTTTTCCTGTTTTGATTTGTGTCACAATTGTTTGGATATACTCTATCATCTTGACTGCCAGTGGAGCTTATAGGTATAAACCCACCATAACACAGAACAGTTGTCGCACAGACAGAGCTAATCTGATATTTACTGCACCATG GTTCATGTTCCCTTACCCTCTCCAATGGGGTCCACCCACATTTTCTGCTGGTCATTCATTTGCCATGATGTCTGCAGTTATTGTATCAATGGTGGAG TCAACTGGTGCTTACAAGGCAGCATCTCGTTTGGCAATTGCTACTCCACCTCCTGCTTATGTGTTGAGTCGAGGCATTGGTTGGCAG GGAATTGGTATCTTGCTTGATGGTCTCTATGGAACTGGGACAGGTTCCACTGTATCTGT GGAAAATGTGGGACTCCTTGGTCTAACCCGTGTTGGAAGTCGCAGAATTGTTCAAATCTCTGCTggttttatgatatttttctcAACTTTAG GAAAGTTTGGAGCTGTGTTTGCATCCATACCCTTCCCGATATTTGCTGCaatatattgtgttgtttttGGCCTTGTTG CTGCAGTTGGCATATCATTTCTTCAGTTCACAAACATGAACTCTATGAGAAACCTTATTATCACCGGGCTCACACTGTTCCTTGGAATATCCGTCCCTCAATTTTTCAATCAATACTGGACCAGTTCACACCACGGTCCTGTTCATACTAATGCTGGATGG TTCAATGCTTTCTTGAACACCATATTCTCGTCGCCGGCAACGGTAGGTTTGATTGTTGCAGTGTTCCTTGACAACACTCTTGAGGTTGAAAGGTCAAAGAAAGACAGAGGAATGCCATGGTGGGTGAAGTTTAGAACATTTAGAGGAGACAACAGAAACGAAGAATTCTACACTTTGCCTTTCAATCTCAACAGGTTCTTCCCACCTACTTAA
- the LOC137830999 gene encoding nucleobase-ascorbate transporter 1 isoform X5 yields the protein MADITHPPMEQLQDLEYCIDSNPPWVETILLAFQNYILMLGTSVMIPSMLVPAMGGSSGDKAQVIQTLLFVAGINTLLQALFGTRLPAVVGGSFAYVIPIAYIISDSSLQRINDPHERFLHTMRAIQGALIVASSIQIVLGYSQIWGLFSRFFSPLGMAPVVGLVGLGFIQRGFPALGNCVEIGIPMLLLIVGLSQYLKHVRLYRDIPIFERFPVLICVTIVWIYSIILTASGAYRYKPTITQNSCRTDRANLIFTAPWFMFPYPLQWGPPTFSAGHSFAMMSAVIVSMVESTGAYKAASRLAIATPPPAYVLSRGIGWQGKCGTPWSNPCWKSQNCSNLCWFYDIFLNFRKVWSCVCIHTLPDICCNILCCFWPCCCSWHIISSVHKHELYEKPYYHRAHTVPWNIRPSIFQSILDQFTPRSCSY from the exons ATGGCTGACATTACTCACCCGCCTATGGAACAGCTTCAGGACCTCGAGTACTGCATAGACTCCAATCCTCCATGGG TGGAAACTATCCTATTAGCATTTCAAAATTACATATTGATGCTTGGCACAAGTGTGATGATCCCTTCAATGCTTGTTCCAGCTATGGGAGGAAGTTCT GGTGACAAGGCACAAGTAATACAGACACTGCTTTTTGTAGCTGGTATTAACACACTTCTCCAAGCACTTTTTGGAACGAGACTTCCTGCTGTAGTTGGAGGTTCGTTTGCGTATGTAATTCCAATTGCTTATATTATTAGTGACTCGTCCTTGCAGCGAATTAATGATCCTCACGAA AGATTTTTACATACCATGCGAGCTATACAAGGAGCTCTAATTGTCGCCTCAAGTATTCAGATAGTTCTGGGTTACAGCCAAATATGGGGCCTTTTCTCAAG ATTTTTCAGTCCTCTTGGCATGGCACCTGTAGTTGGATTGGTTGGATTAGGGTTCATTCAAAGAGGATTTCCTGCG TTGGGGAACTGTGTAGAAATTGGCATACCAATGCTGTTGTTGATTGTTGGGTTGTCACAA TATCTAAAGCATGTGAGACTGTATAGAGACATTCCTATCTTTGAGCGTTTTCCTGTTTTGATTTGTGTCACAATTGTTTGGATATACTCTATCATCTTGACTGCCAGTGGAGCTTATAGGTATAAACCCACCATAACACAGAACAGTTGTCGCACAGACAGAGCTAATCTGATATTTACTGCACCATG GTTCATGTTCCCTTACCCTCTCCAATGGGGTCCACCCACATTTTCTGCTGGTCATTCATTTGCCATGATGTCTGCAGTTATTGTATCAATGGTGGAG TCAACTGGTGCTTACAAGGCAGCATCTCGTTTGGCAATTGCTACTCCACCTCCTGCTTATGTGTTGAGTCGAGGCATTGGTTGGCAG GGAAAATGTGGGACTCCTTGGTCTAACCCGTGTTGGAAGTCGCAGAATTGTTCAAATCTCTGCTggttttatgatatttttctcAACTTTAG GAAAGTTTGGAGCTGTGTTTGCATCCATACCCTTCCCGATATTTGCTGCaatatattgtgttgtttttGGCCTTGTTG CTGCAGTTGGCATATCATTTCTTCAGTTCACAAACATGAACTCTATGAGAAACCTTATTATCACCGGGCTCACACTGTTCCTTGGAATATCCGTCCCTCAATTTTTCAATCAATACTGGACCAGTTCACACCACGGTCCTGTTCATACTAA